From Pseudarthrobacter equi, a single genomic window includes:
- a CDS encoding SDR family oxidoreductase has product MTILLAGCGDLGTEAALRFAGLGHRVVGWRRSPSKLPAAIEGVAADLSSAPLPAVPADTSAVVIAVAADAPREDAYRAAYVDGVTHVLDALERDGVIPRRVLFVSSTAVYGDAGGGWVDEKTPTEPGGFSGRVLVEAEDLLRSRLAGSGTAAVSLRLGGIYGPGRTRLIDQVRSGSAVVPQDIRYTNRIHRDDAAAALVHLATMADEPAPVYVGVDDDPADMGSILRFLAAELGLPEPEVGDAGPARAGNKRCSNKLLHGTGFTFAFPSFREGYREVIAGRGVRHP; this is encoded by the coding sequence ATGACGATCCTTTTGGCGGGCTGCGGCGATCTGGGCACGGAGGCCGCGCTTCGGTTCGCCGGCCTGGGCCACCGTGTTGTCGGCTGGCGCCGGTCCCCCTCCAAACTTCCGGCAGCCATCGAAGGCGTCGCGGCTGACCTGAGCTCCGCCCCGCTGCCGGCGGTCCCGGCGGACACGTCCGCCGTCGTCATTGCCGTGGCTGCGGATGCACCCAGGGAAGACGCGTACCGCGCCGCCTATGTGGACGGCGTGACCCACGTACTCGACGCTTTGGAGCGCGACGGCGTGATCCCCCGCCGGGTGCTTTTTGTCTCGTCCACCGCTGTGTACGGGGACGCCGGGGGCGGCTGGGTGGACGAAAAGACGCCAACGGAGCCGGGCGGTTTCTCCGGCAGGGTCTTGGTGGAGGCCGAAGACCTGCTGCGTTCGAGGCTTGCGGGTTCCGGTACCGCTGCCGTCTCCCTGCGGCTCGGCGGTATCTACGGTCCCGGCCGTACGAGGCTGATCGACCAGGTGCGGAGCGGCTCAGCGGTGGTTCCGCAGGATATCCGGTATACGAACCGCATCCACCGCGACGACGCCGCGGCAGCCCTGGTGCATCTCGCCACCATGGCGGACGAACCGGCGCCGGTCTACGTTGGAGTGGACGACGATCCGGCCGATATGGGCTCCATCCTCCGCTTCCTCGCCGCTGAACTGGGCCTCCCGGAACCCGAAGTGGGTGACGCAGGCCCCGCGCGCGCCGGCAACAAGCGCTGCTCCAACAAGCTTCTCCATGGGACCGGCTTCACCTTCGCGTTTCCCAGCTTCCGGGAAGGGTATAGGGAAGTCATCGCCGGGCGCGGCGTGCGGCACCCGTAA
- a CDS encoding DUF1622 domain-containing protein, whose amino-acid sequence MDFRHIIETVGQIVDFAGVAVMVIGALVSLPMALRGQVPRAMQTASTVNTPAKMSFYRLYRQLLGRSILLGLELLVAADIIRTVAVTPTFESVGVLAGIVLIRTFLSFSLELEITGRWPWQKDTQRPSEPTEAPTD is encoded by the coding sequence GTGGATTTCCGGCACATCATCGAGACCGTGGGGCAGATTGTCGACTTTGCCGGTGTAGCGGTGATGGTTATCGGCGCGCTGGTGTCGCTCCCTATGGCTCTGCGGGGCCAGGTGCCCCGGGCAATGCAAACCGCCAGCACCGTCAACACCCCGGCCAAAATGAGCTTCTACCGGCTGTACAGGCAGCTGTTGGGAAGGTCCATTCTGCTGGGACTCGAGCTCCTGGTGGCGGCCGACATCATCCGAACCGTGGCAGTCACTCCCACCTTCGAAAGCGTGGGTGTCCTGGCCGGCATCGTGCTCATCCGGACCTTTCTCAGCTTCTCGCTGGAATTGGAAATCACGGGGCGCTGGCCCTGGCAAAAGGACACCCAGCGACCCAGTGAGCCAACCGAGGCTCCTACCGACTGA
- a CDS encoding adenosine deaminase, with the protein MENFEGEPVAPETEVSESNAAVPARLLPVAELHLHIEGTLQPELIFALAERNGITLPYADLDELRQRYEFTDLQSFLDLYYANMAVLQTEEDFAAMTHAYLERAAAAGVRHAEIMLDPQAHLSRGISLETCVNGVASVLATSMEDFGMSTMLIAAFLRDLPEESALEVLDALLAMDAPIGAIGLDSAEVGNPPAKFERLYAKAREAGLRLTAHAGEEGPASYVVEALDVLGVERIDHGIRCMDDTDLVERLVDERIPLTVCPLSNVRLRTVDTLADHPLPAMLAAGLNVSVNSDDPAYFGGYVDDNFAQLEAVFELSEFDKARLAANSIHSSFASEERKAELLEELNSGELAH; encoded by the coding sequence ATGGAAAACTTTGAGGGTGAGCCCGTTGCGCCCGAAACCGAAGTGTCAGAATCCAATGCTGCTGTCCCGGCCCGGCTCCTGCCGGTAGCTGAACTGCACCTGCACATCGAAGGCACCCTGCAGCCTGAACTGATCTTTGCCCTCGCGGAACGCAACGGCATCACCCTCCCGTACGCGGACCTTGACGAGCTGCGCCAGCGGTACGAATTCACCGACCTCCAGTCCTTCCTGGACCTGTACTACGCCAACATGGCCGTGCTGCAGACCGAAGAGGATTTCGCGGCCATGACCCACGCGTACCTGGAACGTGCGGCGGCCGCCGGTGTCCGGCATGCCGAGATCATGCTGGACCCGCAGGCCCACCTGTCCCGCGGCATCTCCCTGGAGACCTGCGTCAACGGCGTGGCATCCGTGCTGGCCACCTCGATGGAGGACTTTGGGATGTCCACCATGCTGATCGCCGCCTTCCTGCGCGACCTCCCCGAAGAGTCGGCCCTCGAAGTCCTGGACGCCCTGCTGGCCATGGACGCACCGATCGGTGCCATCGGCCTGGATTCTGCGGAGGTGGGCAACCCGCCCGCAAAATTTGAACGCCTCTACGCCAAAGCCCGCGAAGCAGGCCTGCGGCTGACGGCCCACGCAGGCGAGGAGGGACCGGCGTCGTACGTTGTGGAAGCCCTGGACGTCCTGGGTGTGGAACGCATCGACCACGGCATCCGCTGCATGGACGACACCGACCTGGTGGAGCGTCTGGTGGACGAGCGGATCCCGCTCACGGTCTGCCCCCTGTCCAATGTCCGGCTCCGCACCGTGGATACCCTGGCGGACCACCCGCTGCCGGCCATGCTGGCCGCCGGACTCAACGTGTCCGTGAACTCTGACGACCCCGCCTATTTCGGCGGCTACGTGGACGACAACTTTGCCCAGCTGGAGGCCGTGTTCGAGCTCTCTGAATTCGACAAAGCCAGGCTGGCGGCCAACTCCATCCACTCGTCGTTTGCGTCCGAAGAACGCAAGGCCGAGCTGCTGGAGGAGCTGAACAGCGGGGAACTGGCGCACTGA
- a CDS encoding HNH endonuclease signature motif containing protein, whose product MEAIGEQVSESEDSSGLLPLGFRSSRHLSAGHDDGPNLRTAGHDAGPQVRTAGHLRPVPGHPAPDQSADLPLDLPLDAALDLSVLTARVAAAAVTARDALPTTGYTSAATFAADVEELSRCVEYLQLIAAGAVDHTRTHAITDAATRAATHRTARRTAAGVSSRDANGTETLNETDTNLPTPAGTPTGVRSPADDGCRNTAEFLRLRLRIPIREARRRLTLAQQTLPGTTLTGTPTPPPHEHLATTLAPSDASTGQPATPATPPHTITAPAVSSQAATIITATLDRLQHHTTPEILHGIEHHLTHAATTADPDFLTRLAQRLTETIDADGTEPTEEALRHTQGAFIRKPRHGLHHVEIFATTDQYEHLLTAMNIATNPRTTTPNTTTNRAATDADDGGNGDNTVLQEGARSGNQASPAPDLERRTRPQQQLDGIITAVKTALTTNHLPTTGGNRPQIIATINHHDLFPTPTAPHTPAAGTFAFTGPVAATTLRKIACDADIIPALLGTTSEILDLGRKTRLFTPTQRVALTARDQGCTFPNCTIPAPWCEAHHITYWSHGGHTNTTNGTLLCTHHHHLIHKENWTITTTNGTPTFIPPPHIDPTQTPQQNHYFKPPPQPPQPAPTAANTPWP is encoded by the coding sequence ATGGAAGCCATTGGGGAGCAGGTGTCGGAGAGCGAGGACTCTTCGGGCTTGCTGCCTCTGGGCTTCCGCTCCAGCCGTCACCTTTCCGCCGGGCACGACGACGGGCCGAACCTCCGCACGGCGGGCCACGACGCCGGGCCACAGGTCCGCACGGCAGGTCACCTTCGGCCCGTCCCCGGCCACCCCGCACCAGACCAATCAGCAGACCTGCCTCTGGACCTGCCTTTGGATGCAGCTTTGGATTTGTCTGTCCTGACCGCACGGGTGGCCGCCGCGGCGGTCACAGCCCGCGACGCCCTGCCCACAACCGGCTACACCAGCGCGGCCACGTTCGCCGCCGACGTCGAAGAGCTCTCCCGCTGCGTGGAGTATCTCCAACTCATCGCCGCCGGGGCAGTGGACCACACCCGCACCCACGCGATCACCGACGCCGCCACCCGGGCTGCCACCCACCGGACCGCACGCCGCACCGCCGCCGGGGTCAGTTCCCGGGACGCCAACGGCACCGAAACCCTCAACGAAACCGACACAAACTTGCCCACACCCGCCGGAACACCCACGGGGGTGAGGTCCCCGGCCGATGACGGCTGCCGGAACACCGCCGAGTTCCTCCGGCTCAGGCTCCGCATCCCCATCCGCGAAGCCCGCCGCCGCCTCACCCTCGCCCAGCAAACCCTGCCCGGCACCACCCTCACCGGCACACCCACACCGCCACCACACGAACACCTCGCCACCACCCTCGCACCATCCGACGCCAGCACCGGCCAGCCCGCCACCCCAGCCACACCACCACACACCATCACCGCACCCGCCGTGTCCTCCCAGGCGGCCACCATCATCACCGCCACCCTCGACCGGCTACAACACCACACCACCCCCGAAATCCTGCACGGCATCGAACACCACCTCACCCACGCCGCCACCACCGCAGACCCCGACTTCCTCACCCGCCTGGCCCAACGCCTCACCGAAACCATCGACGCCGACGGCACCGAACCCACCGAAGAAGCACTCCGCCACACCCAAGGCGCCTTCATCCGCAAACCCCGCCACGGCCTCCACCACGTCGAAATCTTCGCCACCACCGACCAATACGAACACCTCCTCACCGCCATGAACATCGCCACCAACCCCCGCACCACCACCCCCAACACCACCACCAACCGGGCAGCCACAGACGCCGACGACGGGGGCAATGGCGACAACACCGTGCTTCAAGAAGGCGCCCGCTCAGGCAATCAGGCATCCCCCGCCCCGGACCTGGAACGCCGCACCCGCCCCCAACAACAACTCGACGGCATCATCACCGCCGTCAAAACCGCCCTCACCACCAACCACCTCCCCACCACCGGCGGCAACAGACCCCAAATCATCGCCACCATCAACCACCACGACCTCTTCCCCACCCCCACAGCACCCCACACACCGGCCGCCGGCACCTTCGCCTTCACCGGCCCCGTCGCCGCCACCACCCTCCGCAAAATCGCCTGCGACGCCGACATCATCCCCGCACTCCTGGGCACCACCAGCGAAATCCTCGACCTCGGACGCAAAACCAGACTCTTCACCCCAACCCAACGCGTAGCCCTCACCGCCCGCGACCAAGGCTGCACCTTCCCCAACTGCACCATCCCCGCCCCCTGGTGCGAAGCCCACCACATCACCTACTGGTCACACGGCGGCCACACCAACACCACCAACGGAACACTCCTCTGCACCCATCACCACCACCTCATCCACAAAGAAAACTGGACCATCACCACCACCAACGGCACCCCAACCTTCATCCCCCCACCCCACATCGACCCCACCCAAACACCCCAACAAAACCACTACTTCAAACCACCACCCCAACCACCACAACCAGCGCCCACCGCAGCCAACACCCCCTGGCCATGA
- a CDS encoding alkene reductase, whose translation MLFSTLTLGELELPNRLVMAPLTRVRSGEAGVPGPLVVEHYRQRASLGLIVSEGTHPSAGARSYAGQPGIFNPEQVAGWKKVTDAVHAEGGRMFAQIMHGGRVSHQDITGGAEIVAPSAVAVEGTVHTPAGKQPYPVPRALDTDELPMVIQEFVNASLNAIEAGFDGVELHSANGYLLHEFLAPNSNVRTDSYGGSPENRARFVIETVNAVVAAVGANRVGIRISPEHNVQGIAETDAADVRATYEVLVDSIAPLNLAYLSVLHHEPTGELVQDLRTRFGGPFLVNTGFGVVTTREEAVSLVADGHADAVVVGRPAIANPDLARRWKESLPLNEPDASTFYSTGAEGYTDYPVYQDSNS comes from the coding sequence ATGCTGTTTTCCACCCTCACCCTCGGCGAACTTGAGCTCCCCAACCGTCTGGTCATGGCGCCACTGACGCGCGTCCGCTCCGGCGAGGCAGGTGTCCCGGGGCCGCTCGTCGTCGAGCATTACCGCCAGCGCGCCTCGCTCGGCCTCATCGTTAGCGAAGGAACCCACCCGAGCGCCGGTGCACGCTCGTACGCAGGTCAGCCCGGGATCTTCAACCCCGAGCAGGTTGCAGGCTGGAAGAAGGTCACGGACGCTGTTCACGCCGAGGGCGGCCGCATGTTCGCCCAGATCATGCACGGCGGGCGCGTCTCGCACCAGGACATCACGGGCGGGGCCGAAATCGTAGCGCCCAGCGCCGTTGCCGTGGAAGGAACTGTCCACACGCCGGCCGGCAAGCAGCCGTACCCGGTGCCACGTGCCCTGGATACTGACGAACTGCCTATGGTCATCCAGGAATTCGTCAACGCCTCCCTCAACGCCATTGAGGCCGGATTCGACGGCGTAGAGCTGCACTCCGCCAACGGCTACCTCCTGCACGAGTTCCTGGCCCCGAACTCCAACGTCCGGACTGACAGCTACGGCGGTTCACCCGAAAATCGCGCCCGCTTCGTCATCGAAACCGTAAACGCCGTTGTGGCAGCAGTTGGCGCCAACCGAGTGGGCATCCGTATTTCGCCCGAGCACAACGTCCAAGGCATCGCCGAGACGGACGCGGCAGACGTGCGCGCCACCTATGAAGTGCTCGTGGACAGCATCGCCCCGCTCAACCTCGCCTACCTCAGCGTCCTCCACCACGAGCCCACCGGCGAGCTGGTGCAGGACCTCCGCACCCGCTTCGGCGGACCCTTCCTGGTGAACACCGGCTTCGGCGTGGTGACCACTAGGGAAGAGGCAGTGAGCCTCGTGGCCGACGGCCATGCAGACGCAGTGGTAGTGGGCCGGCCCGCCATCGCCAACCCGGACCTTGCTCGGCGCTGGAAGGAAAGCCTGCCGCTCAACGAGCCGGACGCCAGCACGTTCTACAGCACAGGCGCAGAAGGCTACACGGACTACCCCGTGTACCAGGACAGCAACTCGTAG
- a CDS encoding LysM peptidoglycan-binding domain-containing protein, which yields MNQSSFRTVARRGATVAAISVAGIALSTGAANAAAPTSTWDSLAQCESGGNWSTNTGNGFSGGLQFTSSTWQAYGGSGSPADASREQQIAVAERVQASQGWGAWPSCSSQLGLNGGGGAPVQQAPVQQAPVQQASVQAAPVQAAAVEAAPVEAPPAAQAPARHATSVAHSGETYTLEAGDTLSIVADKLGVAGGWQHLADANLDTISDPNLVFEGQVLQLPA from the coding sequence ATGAATCAATCCTCTTTCCGTACTGTTGCGCGCCGTGGAGCCACCGTGGCGGCTATTTCCGTAGCGGGCATCGCCCTGTCCACCGGCGCTGCCAACGCGGCCGCCCCCACGTCAACGTGGGACTCGCTGGCCCAGTGTGAGAGCGGCGGCAACTGGTCCACCAACACGGGCAACGGCTTCTCCGGCGGCCTCCAGTTCACGTCCAGCACCTGGCAAGCCTACGGCGGCTCCGGTTCTCCGGCAGACGCCAGCCGCGAACAGCAGATCGCAGTGGCGGAGCGCGTCCAGGCCTCCCAAGGCTGGGGCGCCTGGCCGTCCTGTTCATCCCAGCTCGGCCTGAACGGCGGCGGCGGCGCCCCGGTCCAGCAGGCTCCGGTCCAGCAGGCACCCGTGCAGCAGGCTTCGGTCCAGGCGGCCCCCGTGCAGGCCGCGGCCGTCGAAGCCGCACCCGTGGAAGCCCCGCCCGCCGCGCAGGCACCCGCCCGGCACGCTACCTCCGTAGCCCACAGCGGCGAGACCTACACCCTCGAAGCCGGCGACACCCTGAGCATCGTGGCCGATAAGCTTGGCGTTGCAGGCGGTTGGCAGCACCTTGCCGACGCCAACCTGGACACCATCTCGGACCCCAACCTGGTGTTCGAAGGACAGGTGCTCCAGCTCCCCGCATAG
- a CDS encoding MSMEG_6728 family protein, with protein MQTFLPYPDFRQSAAALDTARLGKQRVEALQTLRALVLPGYGWQTHPAIRMWMGYVPALTMYGLAMVDEWMERGHPDNTRANIAEFAPQAAHPDYASKILLPPWLGDPDFHLSHRSKLVHKDSKFYSPLFSDAIPEMDYIWPEPRHEFLPQEPEGEILWILRDPHADVDPQTLDTVALPPVGRGNAATAGAPGSDDDYSPVYLEEKSRRPSKQSRKAAPKPQAKKPTRKRLAQEEAFSTLPGKTPVAVPFEKGAKFAVGQVTGRPITLDDGRFGRHFTVTEIIDRSAFAYPALLQDPRVFFPVEAP; from the coding sequence ATGCAAACCTTCCTCCCGTACCCTGATTTCCGGCAGAGCGCCGCTGCACTGGACACCGCCCGGCTGGGCAAGCAGCGGGTGGAGGCCCTCCAGACACTCCGTGCGCTGGTCCTTCCCGGATACGGATGGCAGACCCACCCCGCGATCCGGATGTGGATGGGCTACGTCCCGGCCCTCACCATGTACGGCCTGGCCATGGTGGACGAGTGGATGGAACGCGGCCACCCGGACAACACGCGCGCCAACATTGCCGAGTTCGCCCCGCAGGCCGCCCACCCGGACTACGCGTCGAAGATCCTGCTGCCGCCGTGGCTTGGTGATCCGGATTTCCACCTCAGCCACCGGTCCAAGCTGGTCCACAAGGATTCCAAGTTCTACAGCCCGCTCTTCTCCGACGCGATTCCGGAGATGGACTACATCTGGCCCGAACCCCGGCATGAGTTCCTGCCCCAGGAACCCGAGGGCGAGATCCTGTGGATCCTCCGGGACCCGCACGCCGACGTCGATCCCCAGACGCTGGACACCGTTGCGCTGCCGCCCGTTGGCCGAGGCAACGCTGCCACGGCGGGCGCACCGGGCTCGGACGACGACTACAGCCCCGTGTACCTCGAGGAGAAGTCCCGGCGGCCCTCCAAGCAGTCGCGGAAGGCCGCACCCAAGCCGCAGGCCAAGAAGCCCACCCGCAAGCGGCTCGCGCAGGAGGAAGCCTTCTCCACCCTGCCCGGAAAGACGCCGGTTGCCGTTCCGTTCGAGAAGGGTGCCAAGTTCGCCGTGGGCCAGGTGACGGGCCGGCCCATCACCCTGGACGACGGCCGGTTCGGCAGGCATTTCACGGTCACCGAGATCATCGACCGTTCCGCGTTCGCCTACCCGGCGCTCCTGCAGGACCCGCGGGTCTTCTTCCCGGTGGAGGCACCGTAA
- a CDS encoding Tex family protein, with protein MTQQPQAPSKPAAQQPDDAIYAQIAEELGVKPWQVKAAVDLLDGGSTVPFIARYRKEATGTLDDGQLRDLEERLRYLRELADRRRAVLEAIEAQGQLTPELKKAILAADTKSRLEDIYLPFKSKRRTKAQIAREAGLEPLADALVKRPELDPEREAAKYLNPEHAIGDAAGALAGARAILVERVAQDPDLAATLRERLWTQGRMVSRVKKGKEADGQKFADYFDFTQAPAGMPSHRVLALLRGEKDGVLELDLAEADPADDDALAASRARYESAVARFLGVAHRGRPADAWLMQTAQVAWKSRVLARLTADLRGRMFAAAEDEAVRVFAANLRDVLLAAPAGNRPTLGLDPGLRTGVKVAVVDGTGKVVATDTVYPHAPARKWDEALASLVKLARQHAVELVAIGNGTASRETDKLAAELIKLLPDVDRKPQKLVVSEAGASVYSASALAAAELPGMDVSLRGAVSIARRLQDPLAELVKIDPKSIGVGQYQHDVTASKLDRSLDAVVEDCVNAVGVDVNTASPALLSRVAGVGPLLSENIVAYRNENGPFGKRSDLKKVPRLGAKAFEQCAGFLRITGGAEPLDASSVHPESYAVARKILVAAGTAPASSLDPRDFVDDAFGLPTVTDILAELDKPGRDPRPAFTTAAFSEGIEKISDLKPGMVLEGTVTNVAAFGAFVDVGVHQDGLVHVSALSNRFVSDPREVVKSGQVVRVKVLEADPDRKRISLTLRLDDEPGPRGQAPRGTGAGGQRPTGSSAGSAKAPDSRRGGPAAAKQGERTAGGGQGGRNGGGRNPGAAGGSGGRGSAPQAAPANTAMAEALRRAGLGK; from the coding sequence GTGACCCAACAGCCGCAAGCCCCTTCCAAGCCCGCAGCACAGCAGCCGGACGACGCCATCTACGCACAGATTGCCGAGGAGCTGGGCGTCAAACCTTGGCAGGTGAAAGCTGCCGTCGACCTGCTTGACGGCGGGTCAACGGTCCCGTTTATCGCGCGGTACCGCAAGGAAGCCACCGGAACGCTGGATGACGGCCAGCTCCGCGACCTGGAAGAGCGGCTGCGCTACCTCCGGGAGCTTGCCGACCGCCGTCGCGCGGTCCTGGAAGCCATCGAGGCCCAGGGCCAGCTGACACCGGAATTGAAGAAGGCCATCCTGGCAGCGGACACCAAGTCCAGGCTGGAGGATATTTACCTGCCCTTCAAGTCCAAGCGCCGCACGAAGGCACAGATAGCGCGCGAAGCAGGGCTGGAGCCGCTCGCCGACGCGCTCGTGAAGCGGCCCGAGCTCGATCCGGAGCGCGAGGCCGCCAAGTACCTCAACCCCGAACACGCCATCGGCGACGCGGCCGGCGCCCTCGCCGGCGCCCGTGCCATCCTCGTGGAGCGCGTCGCCCAGGACCCCGATCTCGCGGCCACGCTCCGCGAGCGTCTCTGGACGCAGGGCCGCATGGTGTCCCGCGTGAAAAAGGGCAAGGAGGCGGACGGCCAGAAATTCGCGGACTACTTCGACTTCACCCAGGCGCCCGCAGGAATGCCGTCCCATCGCGTGCTCGCCCTGCTGCGGGGGGAGAAGGACGGCGTCCTTGAACTCGACCTCGCCGAGGCGGATCCCGCGGACGACGACGCCCTGGCCGCCTCACGGGCACGATACGAGTCCGCGGTGGCCAGGTTCCTCGGGGTCGCCCACCGCGGCCGGCCCGCCGATGCGTGGCTGATGCAGACCGCCCAGGTTGCTTGGAAATCCCGGGTGCTGGCCAGGCTCACCGCAGACCTGCGGGGCAGGATGTTCGCGGCGGCCGAGGACGAGGCAGTGCGGGTGTTCGCCGCGAACCTCCGGGATGTCCTCCTGGCTGCGCCTGCCGGCAACCGCCCCACGCTCGGCCTGGACCCGGGGCTGCGCACCGGCGTGAAGGTGGCGGTGGTGGACGGCACCGGCAAGGTCGTCGCCACGGACACCGTGTATCCCCATGCTCCGGCTCGGAAATGGGATGAAGCGTTGGCGTCGCTGGTTAAACTGGCGCGGCAGCACGCCGTCGAACTCGTGGCCATCGGCAACGGAACCGCATCCAGGGAGACAGACAAGCTCGCCGCCGAGCTGATCAAGCTCCTTCCGGACGTGGACCGGAAGCCGCAAAAGCTGGTGGTTTCCGAAGCCGGAGCGTCCGTCTACTCGGCCTCGGCCCTCGCCGCCGCCGAGCTTCCGGGCATGGACGTTTCGCTGCGTGGCGCAGTGTCCATTGCCCGGCGATTGCAGGACCCCCTCGCGGAGCTCGTGAAGATCGACCCCAAGTCCATAGGTGTGGGCCAGTACCAGCACGACGTCACCGCATCAAAGCTTGACCGGAGCCTGGACGCAGTGGTGGAGGACTGCGTGAACGCCGTCGGCGTGGACGTCAACACCGCTTCGCCTGCGCTCCTGAGTCGCGTGGCCGGCGTCGGGCCTCTGCTCAGCGAAAACATCGTGGCGTACCGAAACGAAAACGGCCCATTCGGCAAGCGTTCGGACCTCAAGAAAGTGCCGCGGCTGGGTGCCAAGGCCTTTGAGCAGTGCGCCGGGTTCCTGCGGATCACCGGGGGAGCGGAGCCTCTGGACGCCTCGAGCGTGCACCCGGAGTCCTACGCGGTGGCCCGGAAGATCCTGGTGGCGGCAGGCACGGCGCCGGCATCGTCGCTGGATCCGCGCGACTTTGTGGACGACGCCTTCGGCCTGCCCACCGTGACGGACATCCTTGCCGAACTCGACAAGCCGGGACGTGACCCGCGCCCGGCGTTCACCACTGCCGCGTTCTCCGAAGGCATTGAAAAGATTTCCGACCTGAAACCCGGCATGGTCCTCGAGGGTACCGTCACCAACGTGGCCGCCTTTGGGGCGTTTGTGGATGTGGGCGTGCACCAGGACGGCCTGGTCCATGTATCCGCCCTGTCCAACCGCTTCGTGTCCGATCCCCGCGAAGTGGTGAAGTCCGGCCAGGTGGTGCGCGTAAAGGTGCTGGAAGCGGATCCGGACAGGAAGCGGATTTCCCTGACGCTAAGGCTCGACGACGAACCGGGCCCGCGCGGACAGGCTCCCCGCGGTACGGGCGCCGGTGGGCAGCGCCCCACGGGTTCGTCTGCAGGAAGCGCCAAGGCGCCGGATTCCCGCAGGGGCGGTCCCGCTGCCGCGAAGCAGGGCGAACGGACTGCCGGTGGAGGCCAGGGCGGCCGGAACGGGGGAGGTCGAAACCCGGGTGCAGCCGGCGGCTCCGGCGGCCGCGGTTCTGCTCCGCAGGCTGCACCCGCGAACACTGCCATGGCCGAGGCGCTGCGCCGGGCCGGGCTCGGGAAGTAG